The Hordeum vulgare subsp. vulgare chromosome 7H, MorexV3_pseudomolecules_assembly, whole genome shotgun sequence DNA window CGCTGCAACTCTTCACGGCGGTCTGCTGCTCCACCGCCGTGTGGGATCCGCGGACAGCAGCATTTTTTTGAGGAATAGTAAGAATTAATCCCTTCCCGTGTATTAGGCTATTAATTAGCCTCATAACCGAAGGGAGAGCACGAAAAACAACCACACCGTAGTAGAGGAATCGGCAAGATCGAAATCCCTTCTTCGTAAGCAAAAACGAACTTCGAAATCGAGCTGGAAAGCAAGAAAACGAGAGGAACTATCTGAAACCGACCAAATTGTCCTTTGTACTCGAGGAACGATCCGACGGACCGGACGCGCGAACCACCGTTTTTTGGCAGGTTTCGGTGTATCCCAACATGCATAAAGGAACGCATGGCTCACCTCTCCCTGCTCATCCTCCTCCGTTTCTCCACTCGCCCATGGGCGCTGCAACCTTCTTCATACTCCAGAGTTGACAGGTAAGCAATGTTGACACTTagtttttttttcatattttcaaaagCATTCGGTATGTTGCTAGAAATTTCAGAAATGATGTACACATGCTAGGATTGCTTGGTCAGACTGTTTTCGTCTGTGTGACTGTTTGCAGATGGGTATACTGGTGATTACGGTAGACCTGCAATGCTGCCGCtgcaagaagaagatcaagaatgTCCTCGAGTGCCTCCAAGGTAAGACCAGAGCTCACTCAGTCGTTCTTATATATACTGGGAATATATATAGTGTCTTCAATACAAGGGAATTCTGTCGGATTTattatttgtagtgcttctcaacgAGCTGCAGCATGCACATATTGAACAGTTCCTCTTGCGTAAGATTGACCATACTAGGATTCATGCAATTGACAAGTTGTGTTTACGTGTAACAGAGGATTTCTGCATCGAGAAGATTGAGTACGAGGACAAGGACAATTTGGTGATCGTCCGTGGGAAATTCGATGCCGAGAAGCTCTGCAAAAAGATCTGGTGCAAGGCCTGTAAGGCCGTCAAGGATATCAAGATCGTAGCAGAATGGCCGGCGCCAAAGCCGCCGGCGGCAAAACCATGCCCAGACAAGCCGCCGAAACCATGCACGTGTAAATGCACGCCTCCGCCTGAGACGCCGAAACCATGCACGTGTAAATGCACGCCTCCGCCTGAGACGCCGAAACCATGCACGTGTAAATGCACGCCTCCGCCTGAGAAGCCAAAACCATGCCCATGCAAATGCACGCCTCCGCCTGAGACGCCAAAACCATGTCCCCCGAAGCCATGCACGCCGGCTCCGGCTGAGCCCAAACCATGCCCTAAGCCGGAGCCGGAAAcgaaaccgccgccgccgccgcccaaacCAACATACAAGTTCGTGCCATACCCGTACCCGGTTCCGTACCCTATGCAGTGCCAGAGCTCGTCGTGGAACTGCCCTCCGCAGAAGTGCTGCCCTGTCGaaaagccgccgccgcccccaccgccgcctcccccaccACCGCCGGAGCCTTGTCAGTGCTCGCAGTCGCATCAGCCCGATCACGGTGGTTGTGGCTGCGGCAAGCCGCCTAATTGCTGGCCGCCGCCCACCTGGCCGCCGCAGCAACCCTGCTTCATGCCGCCGCCATGGTTCACGGAGGAGAACCCGTCGGACGCCTGCTCCATCATGTGATGATTGATCTTTTATTACTACTACGATGAAGACCGCATGGAATTGCTCTCAACTGCATTGATGTGATGGTGCTACGGTATCTGCACCGGGTAAAAAGAGCTCTACCGTGTATCGAAAACCAGAATAATGCGAGCCGTCCAGTGTTACTTCTGTTTATTTGTGAATGTAATCATGTTCGGGAGGAAGATGTGTTTACTTCCGTTTATTTGTGAACGTAATCATGTTCGGGAGGAAGATGTGTCATATACTGCGCCCACTAAATGTCCGGATATTAGTAAGAGCATCTTTTCATGTtcgttttttctcttcttctttttattaagCATTTCtcctctatttttatttttatattattatttcACATTTTAATTCCTGAATATTCTGGAAAATCATATATGTATTAGGATCCATGATTTTTGATAAATTTAATGAATATTTTCGAAAATCATATTTTAAAGTTCATGAACCTCTttatttttgaacattttttaatttgTGAACCTTATTCCAAATTCTGAACATTGTTTGAAAttcatgaacatattttgaaTATGTAGAATAATTTAAAAATTTATTATTTTTTAATTCAGAACAATTCTAAcatccaatatttttcaaaatcaatTAGCGAACATCTTTTAGCGATGTTTTTGAAATAAGAAAATGATAGGTGTTTTCTCTCAGCTAGAACTGAAGCGGGTAGGAAAAAAACTAAGCTAGTGAACCAAGGAGCCGAGCCGAGCGGATGAGAGCTTCATGGGTTGAACCTTGTGAGCTCATAGCAGCACAATCTCACGTATTAAGCATGGAATTGAAACTCCCAAGGGGCTATACAATCGCCACTTGCTGATATTGAGGCTGAAACATGTAAGGACAGTTCAACCACGCATCGAACTCACTTTCCTCTCAGAACAAATAACGACTCCAACAACAGCACAACATGATATACGAATGAAAAAAAACACTGCCATGACATATTTACAACCCAAGCCAATGCAAATAAAATACGGTGAAAAGGTTGATCGCAATAACCTGCTAGAGAAAAAAGAGTTAATCCCATGAGTGAAAAATGTTAGAGTAAAATGAGATTagtccacgatcacgaccacggctcagtccgcagaatattagtccacagaatatttgaagataagctgaatcaaaagatagaatatctgaatagaacttagcattgcactcgaacaacatagcaagagtgcatctcaaagtaacagacgacaaaattccgataaggccacaacgaacaagtgtgagctagaacttctcggaacaaacatatgatcgagattcccCAAACCACAGTCAAGCGTCTGtatgaagatagtcctataagatactaccagatatcccacctatgaattcccgaaataactggtcctgcaatcaggcacacggatacaaggagtatttcacacaactcctaactaacccgtcacctgtatcacacccttcaacacacgaccagcacctcggaccttcgtctacaacagatcctcgtgatcacaacgatacaaagtgtggtagtactcccggacaatctacaccagtactggggacgtcggggttatctcaccactacccgtattgaagcaataacgaacaccctccgttcttaggtactcagaaaactgaatgatggcgatgtgcgcgacaatccctggagctcaactcccctgatacttagagcagataggaggcaccaggacacgattccgtcacatcgaaatcatatagatttcgcaaacacccgcgtgatcctaaaaaaaaaatttgagcgggaaaaggagtagagttaaagatttcctaagacggaagcctcaccagagcaaagaagaggagaaaaatgaaacctactctccgatataactaagactcaaaacatttactagactcgactcggccaaatacgatcacacaaaggctcctatggtcgtaaggctctgattaccaacttgtaacgactaagatgcggtcctttccgatctgggggtcgaggccccgaataggaaagaagcgcatctaagtgttttgcaagcaagtaaacatagcacataataataaatatagtagacaatctgggattcaactgtcttcttattaaagatacagagtacaacgcagatacaaacaaggtagttccggtacggactacaaaacaagggaaatgctatgctacccgctgcaggcccacgatcacgaccacggctcagtcttctggatagttcacgtaaaggcgatctgtctcctcgtcgtactgccacgccagctgggtgccgtcgggatcgtctgactctggggtacctgtacctgctggaagttttggaggaatccgtgagtcacggggactcagcaatctaagaccttggtgccagacctAGTCATGTTaatgggtaaggaagggatgaagtgtttccggctgctgcatcctaagattgaataagtggctaacttacgcaaagggaAAAGTGACAGTGATCTATACTAACGGACGTGAATACTTGAtccgaaagtgatcctgaacacctacctacggcattcataaccccgccgtgttcccgatcgaagagagaccttcgaggggacagtcacggataCGCACACTGTTGAcatgttttattagtttatgtttaagttttctaataccggatgttaacaaaatattccaagttgccacataaccgcgggcacggctttccgaaaagattaaaccctgcaggggtgctccaactagtccatcacaaacgaacacaggccgcaaagtcaccctctatcacgaatctcgtgatctcgttggattccttagaggaaaacctcaactctggggtaaaccaaagcctcaccgggattcctatacgcaagatataccgctaaggtaagacaaggctagcaggacctcccggtgtgtcgacgacccgataagagccgcgtatctccgtctcaggacaacaccgtctatgcaaagtggacaaggaccaaacctcaagttaccccggggtggtcttgccgactgctaggtggttggaccaacactcatgaggagcactggcccgggttgttgattaggatcctcggggtagctattccctatgcagattattgttaggtgattagcagatagtaccaaagttgggtcctgccggacaagccttaacactacgcgatttatcaagggggtccccataacaaccccgaacgtgttaggagcgatcattatggaatcaaacaccggtaaccggtaactaaggcggcaataacggaacaagacacccggcaaaaggctaggcctcccgtcatttaccaaatatatagatacattaataaaataacagaaattaacataatgatatcaagcccatggcaactcatgagttataaacacctgcaactagcaatgctaacattagtagctgagcaagcctacctagccttgcaagtttgctaggaaagggtaaggtgtttaggctcatggcatatgaagaggtaatatattttcagtggtaggcagcgagcaatatgacgtagaatcgaaactaacataacaattctagatatgggatcaaggtcatgtcatcttgcctgtgatatcctcagcttggaatggttctggatcgtcctgcaagtactctcctgactccacgtaatcggtctc harbors:
- the LOC123408818 gene encoding protein PYRICULARIA ORYZAE RESISTANCE 21-like isoform X2, whose amino-acid sequence is MGILVITVDLQCCRCKKKIKNVLECLQEDFCIEKIEYEDKDNLVIVRGKFDAEKLCKKIWCKACKAVKDIKIVAEWPAPKPPAAKPCPDKPPKPCTCKCTPPPETPKPCTCKCTPPPEKPKPCPCKCTPPPETPKPCPPKPCTPAPAEPKPCPKPEPETKPPPPPPKPTYKFVPYPYPVPYPMQCQSSSWNCPPQKCCPVEKPPPPPPPPPPPPPEPCQCSQSHQPDHGGCGCGKPPNCWPPPTWPPQQPCFMPPPWFTEENPSDACSIM
- the LOC123408818 gene encoding protein PYRICULARIA ORYZAE RESISTANCE 21-like isoform X1, with the protein product MGILVITVDLQCCRCKKKIKNVLECLQEDFCIEKIEYEDKDNLVIVRGKFDAEKLCKKIWCKACKAVKDIKIVAEWPAPKPPAAKPCPDKPPKPCTCKCTPPPETPKPCTCKCTPPPETPKPCTCKCTPPPEKPKPCPCKCTPPPETPKPCPPKPCTPAPAEPKPCPKPEPETKPPPPPPKPTYKFVPYPYPVPYPMQCQSSSWNCPPQKCCPVEKPPPPPPPPPPPPPEPCQCSQSHQPDHGGCGCGKPPNCWPPPTWPPQQPCFMPPPWFTEENPSDACSIM
- the LOC123408818 gene encoding protein PYRICULARIA ORYZAE RESISTANCE 21-like isoform X3 yields the protein MGILVITVDLQCCRCKKKIKNVLECLQEDFCIEKIEYEDKDNLVIVRGKFDAEKLCKKIWCKACKAVKDIKIVAEWPAPKPPAAKPCPDKPPKPCTPPPETPKPCTCKCTPPPEKPKPCPCKCTPPPETPKPCPPKPCTPAPAEPKPCPKPEPETKPPPPPPKPTYKFVPYPYPVPYPMQCQSSSWNCPPQKCCPVEKPPPPPPPPPPPPPEPCQCSQSHQPDHGGCGCGKPPNCWPPPTWPPQQPCFMPPPWFTEENPSDACSIM